The Vibrio sp. SNU_ST1 genome has a segment encoding these proteins:
- the ispA gene encoding (2E,6E)-farnesyl diphosphate synthase, with protein sequence MIETLLSYQARNNEQLNLWLDRLPHQNQNLINAMRYGLLLGGKRARPFLVYITGEMLGCTVKELDTPASAIECIHAYSLIHDDLPAMDDDELRRGHQTCHIKYDEATAILTGDALQTLAFTILAEGTLSADGESNRVRMIQRLAEASGAQGMCIGQALDIEAENRSVTLEELEEVHRNKTGALMKSAIRLGALAAGEKAFEVMPQLDKYADAIGLAFQVQDDILDIISDTETLGKPQGSDQELNKSTYPSLLGLEGAQEKAQTLLQEALQALAAIPYNTQLLEEFARYVIERKN encoded by the coding sequence ATGATCGAGACGTTATTGTCTTATCAAGCACGTAATAACGAGCAACTTAACCTTTGGCTTGATCGCCTGCCACACCAAAATCAGAATCTCATTAACGCGATGCGTTATGGGTTACTTTTAGGCGGCAAACGCGCACGTCCATTTCTTGTATATATTACAGGGGAAATGCTCGGCTGCACCGTTAAAGAACTCGACACTCCAGCCTCTGCAATTGAATGTATTCATGCCTATTCTCTGATTCACGACGACCTCCCAGCAATGGACGACGACGAATTGCGTCGTGGCCATCAGACTTGTCACATCAAATACGATGAAGCAACGGCAATTTTGACGGGCGATGCACTACAAACTCTCGCGTTTACTATACTTGCGGAAGGCACATTAAGTGCTGACGGGGAAAGCAATCGCGTTCGAATGATTCAACGTCTAGCAGAGGCCTCTGGTGCACAAGGTATGTGTATTGGACAAGCTCTTGATATTGAAGCTGAAAACCGCTCTGTCACGCTAGAAGAGTTAGAAGAAGTTCACCGTAACAAGACTGGTGCTCTAATGAAGAGTGCAATTCGTTTAGGTGCTCTGGCTGCTGGCGAAAAAGCGTTTGAAGTGATGCCTCAATTAGACAAGTACGCCGATGCCATTGGATTAGCATTCCAAGTTCAGGATGATATTTTAGATATCATTAGCGATACCGAAACTTTGGGTAAACCACAGGGCTCTGACCAAGAATTGAACAAAAGCACCTACCCTTCTTTGTTAGGTTTAGAGGGCGCTCAAGAAAAAGCGCAAACTCTGCTACAGGAAGCGCTTCAAGCTTTGGCTGCAATCCCATACAATACCCAGTTACTCGAA